The Serratia rhizosphaerae genome has a segment encoding these proteins:
- a CDS encoding amino acid permease: protein MRSDTTQLRRGLNARHIRFMALGSAIGTGLFYGSAGAIQLAGPAVLLAYLVGGAAVFMVMRALGEMAVHQPVSGSFGHYASRYLGPLAGFLTGWTYTFEMVIVALADVTAFGIYMGLWFPDVAQWVWVLSIILFIGALNMCSVKVFGEMEFWLSLIKVAAIVAMIIGGAAVMMFGFGQAQQATGLSNLWQHGGFMPNGFGGVVASLAVVMFAFGGIEIIGITASEAKDPAKVLPKAINAVPLRILLFYVLTLMVLMAIYPWNSIGQNGSPFVEIFSSLGIESAANLLNVVVITAAISAINSDIFGAGRMMYGMAQEGQAPRSFTKLTGNGVPWMTVLVMAIALLVGVVLNYLIPKQIFMIIASIATFATVWVWLMILLSQIVMRRTISKEEAAALSFPVPWWPVAPALATAFMVFVIGLLGYFEESRIALYVGLAWVALLTLAYWLWVRKKGGGSPVATLSQNM from the coding sequence ATGCGTAGCGACACAACACAACTCAGACGCGGACTTAACGCGCGGCATATTCGGTTTATGGCATTGGGTTCGGCGATCGGCACCGGCCTGTTTTACGGCTCCGCCGGCGCCATCCAGCTAGCCGGCCCGGCGGTCCTGCTGGCCTATCTGGTGGGCGGCGCGGCGGTGTTTATGGTGATGCGCGCGCTGGGAGAGATGGCGGTGCATCAGCCGGTTTCCGGCTCGTTCGGCCATTACGCCAGCCGTTACCTCGGCCCGCTGGCCGGTTTTCTCACCGGCTGGACCTATACCTTTGAAATGGTGATCGTCGCGCTGGCCGACGTCACCGCCTTCGGCATCTATATGGGGCTGTGGTTCCCGGACGTCGCCCAGTGGGTCTGGGTGCTGAGTATCATCCTCTTTATCGGCGCACTGAATATGTGCAGCGTAAAAGTATTCGGCGAAATGGAATTCTGGCTGTCGCTGATCAAAGTGGCGGCGATCGTCGCCATGATTATCGGCGGCGCGGCGGTGATGATGTTTGGCTTCGGCCAGGCCCAGCAGGCCACCGGCCTCAGCAATTTATGGCAGCACGGCGGCTTTATGCCTAACGGCTTCGGCGGCGTGGTGGCCTCGCTGGCGGTGGTGATGTTCGCCTTCGGCGGGATTGAAATTATCGGCATCACCGCCAGCGAAGCAAAGGATCCCGCCAAGGTGCTGCCAAAGGCGATTAACGCCGTCCCGCTGCGCATCCTGCTGTTTTACGTGCTGACGCTGATGGTGCTGATGGCGATCTATCCGTGGAACAGCATCGGCCAGAACGGCAGCCCGTTTGTCGAGATCTTCAGCAGCCTGGGCATTGAATCGGCCGCCAACCTGCTGAACGTGGTGGTGATCACCGCCGCTATTTCCGCCATCAACAGCGATATCTTCGGCGCCGGACGGATGATGTACGGCATGGCGCAGGAAGGCCAGGCGCCGAGGAGCTTCACCAAACTGACCGGCAACGGCGTTCCCTGGATGACGGTGCTGGTGATGGCGATCGCCCTGCTGGTCGGCGTGGTGCTCAACTACCTGATCCCGAAACAGATCTTTATGATCATCGCCTCCATCGCCACCTTCGCTACCGTGTGGGTGTGGCTGATGATCCTGCTGTCGCAGATTGTGATGCGCCGCACCATCAGCAAAGAGGAAGCCGCCGCGCTGAGCTTCCCGGTGCCGTGGTGGCCGGTCGCGCCGGCGCTGGCGACGGCGTTTATGGTGTTTGTCATCGGCCTGCTCGGTTACTTTGAGGAGAGCCGCATCGCGCTGTATGTCGGACTGGCCTGGGTGGCACTGCTCACGCTGGCCTACTGGCTGTGGGTGCGCAAAAAAGGCGGGGGTTCACCCGTCGCGACCCTCTCCCAGAATATGTAG
- a CDS encoding ABC transporter substrate-binding protein, translating to MQTTTSGLVKTLRLPLITLGLALASGGANAAGWCETGKPVKFAGLNWESGMLLTDIMQYVLQKGYDCKTDTLPGNSITMEQAVSTDDIQVFAEEWIGRSEVWKKAEAAGKVVSVGAPIVGAEEGWYVPRYVIAGDAKRGIKPAAPNLKSIADLTQYASLFRDQEEPDKGRFYNCPAGWTCELDNTAILKKFKLDDKFTNFRPGTGPALDTAILSGYRRGEPILFYYWSPTPMMGQLDLVKLEEPGADKQIHIKVGLSQVFNQQAPELVTVLSKVNLPLDLLNQNLALMKQKRISSEKLAQAFFKQHPEIWQKWVSDDAAKKIQASL from the coding sequence ATGCAAACAACAACATCGGGGTTGGTGAAAACACTGCGGCTGCCGCTTATCACACTTGGACTGGCACTGGCCAGCGGCGGCGCCAACGCCGCCGGCTGGTGCGAAACCGGTAAACCGGTCAAGTTCGCCGGTCTGAACTGGGAAAGCGGCATGCTCCTGACCGATATCATGCAATACGTACTACAAAAGGGTTACGACTGTAAAACCGACACCCTGCCGGGCAACTCGATCACGATGGAACAGGCGGTCAGCACGGATGATATTCAGGTGTTTGCCGAAGAGTGGATTGGCCGCAGCGAGGTCTGGAAAAAGGCCGAAGCGGCCGGCAAGGTGGTCAGCGTCGGCGCCCCCATCGTCGGCGCTGAAGAAGGCTGGTACGTTCCGCGCTATGTGATCGCGGGCGATGCCAAGCGCGGTATCAAACCGGCGGCGCCGAACCTGAAAAGTATTGCGGATTTGACCCAATACGCCTCACTGTTCCGCGATCAGGAGGAACCCGATAAAGGTCGTTTCTATAACTGCCCCGCCGGCTGGACCTGCGAATTGGACAACACCGCCATCCTGAAAAAATTCAAGCTGGACGACAAGTTCACCAATTTCCGCCCCGGCACCGGCCCGGCGCTGGATACGGCGATTTTATCCGGCTACCGCCGCGGCGAACCCATTCTGTTCTACTACTGGTCGCCAACGCCGATGATGGGCCAGCTCGATCTGGTCAAACTGGAGGAGCCAGGCGCGGATAAGCAAATTCATATCAAAGTCGGCCTGTCTCAGGTCTTCAATCAGCAAGCGCCGGAACTGGTTACGGTGTTGAGCAAGGTAAACCTGCCGCTGGATCTGTTGAATCAGAATCTGGCGCTGATGAAACAAAAGCGCATCAGCTCAGAAAAACTGGCGCAGGCGTTCTTCAAACAGCATCCGGAAATTTGGCAAAAGTGGGTAAGCGACGACGCCGCGAAGAAAATTCAGGCGTCCTTGTAA
- a CDS encoding ABC transporter permease — MFPERFTFSIADWINGWVETLVNNYGDTFRAISDNLLWVVIQLESLLRMTPWWLMLAIVGLLSWHATRRWLPTAVMVGLTLLVGAAGLWDKLMLTLALVLVATLLAVMIGIPLGILAARSNRVRAVMMPLMDVMQTMPSFVYLIPVLMLFGLGKVPAILATVIYATPPLIRLTDLGIRQVDAEVMESATAFGANRWQKLFGVQLPLAMPSIMAGINQTTMMSLSMVVVASMIGARGLGEDVLVGIQTLNVGMGLEAGLAIVILAVVIDRITQAYGRSAVVAG, encoded by the coding sequence ATGTTTCCAGAACGCTTTACCTTCTCGATTGCCGATTGGATCAACGGCTGGGTTGAAACCCTGGTCAACAATTACGGCGATACCTTCCGCGCTATTTCCGACAACCTGCTGTGGGTCGTCATCCAATTGGAGAGCCTGCTACGCATGACGCCCTGGTGGCTGATGCTGGCGATCGTCGGCTTGCTGAGCTGGCATGCCACGCGCCGCTGGCTGCCGACGGCGGTAATGGTCGGCCTGACTCTGCTGGTCGGCGCCGCCGGACTGTGGGATAAATTAATGCTGACGCTGGCGCTGGTGTTGGTCGCCACGCTGCTTGCCGTCATGATCGGCATTCCGCTGGGTATTCTGGCCGCCCGCAGCAACCGCGTGCGGGCCGTGATGATGCCTTTGATGGACGTGATGCAAACCATGCCCAGCTTTGTCTACCTGATCCCGGTGCTGATGCTGTTCGGGCTGGGTAAAGTCCCCGCGATTCTCGCCACGGTGATCTACGCCACGCCGCCGCTGATCCGCCTGACGGATTTAGGCATTCGTCAGGTCGATGCCGAAGTGATGGAGTCCGCCACCGCGTTCGGCGCCAACCGCTGGCAAAAACTCTTCGGCGTACAGCTGCCGCTGGCGATGCCAAGCATTATGGCCGGCATCAATCAGACCACGATGATGTCGCTGTCGATGGTGGTGGTGGCCTCCATGATCGGCGCCCGCGGGCTAGGGGAAGACGTGCTGGTCGGCATTCAGACGTTAAACGTCGGCATGGGGCTGGAGGCCGGGTTGGCCATAGTGATTCTCGCGGTGGTGATTGACCGTATAACTCAGGCCTATGGCCGCTCAGCCGTGGTTGCGGGGTAA
- a CDS encoding quaternary amine ABC transporter ATP-binding protein — protein sequence MMMNKIDIKNVYKIFGHKTAAALALSRQGKTKQEVQAETGCVIGVHDLSLSIKAGEIFVIMGLSGSGKSTLVRHINRLIEPTSGEILIDGEDILRYDEKQLEHFRRHQISMVFQSFGLLPHKTVLENVSYGLKIRGGKKEAYQDRARHWIDTVGLAGYEKSYPHQLSGGMRQRVGLARALATDTDIILLDEAFSALDPLIRAEMQDQLLALQKDLHKTLVFITHDLDEAVRIGNRIAILKDGRLIQVGTPQEILSKPADEYVNRFVQRRLALDENMHKPRPHIMVSA from the coding sequence ATGATGATGAACAAAATCGATATCAAAAACGTCTACAAGATCTTCGGCCATAAGACCGCAGCGGCGCTGGCGCTGAGCCGGCAGGGGAAAACCAAGCAGGAAGTGCAGGCGGAAACCGGCTGCGTGATCGGCGTGCACGATCTTTCCCTGTCGATCAAAGCCGGCGAGATATTCGTCATCATGGGGCTGTCCGGTTCTGGAAAATCCACCCTGGTGCGCCATATCAACCGGCTGATCGAACCCACCAGCGGAGAAATCCTGATCGACGGTGAAGACATTCTGCGTTACGACGAAAAACAGCTCGAGCATTTTCGTCGTCATCAAATCAGCATGGTCTTTCAGAGTTTCGGCCTGCTGCCGCATAAAACGGTGCTGGAAAACGTCAGCTATGGCCTGAAAATCCGCGGCGGCAAAAAAGAGGCCTATCAGGATCGCGCCCGCCACTGGATTGATACCGTCGGGTTAGCGGGATACGAGAAATCCTATCCGCATCAGCTGTCCGGCGGTATGCGTCAGCGCGTCGGTCTGGCGCGCGCCTTGGCGACCGATACCGATATTATCCTGCTGGATGAGGCCTTCAGCGCGCTCGACCCGCTGATTCGCGCCGAAATGCAGGATCAGCTGCTGGCCCTGCAAAAAGATCTGCACAAGACGCTGGTCTTTATCACCCACGATCTGGACGAGGCGGTGCGCATCGGCAACCGCATCGCCATCCTGAAAGACGGCCGCCTGATCCAGGTCGGCACGCCGCAGGAAATCCTGAGTAAGCCGGCGGACGAATACGTCAATCGCTTCGTCCAGCGCCGGCTGGCCCTGGATGAAAATATGCACAAACCCCGTCCGCATATCATGGTCAGCGCCTGA